Genomic DNA from Pelosinus sp. UFO1:
AATATGGGAATAAGCCGCCTAAACACTAATGGCTACAATAGGTGAGGTGATTTAATTGTTAAATGTGTTGGCGGTAGCGGTTGGGGGAAGTATTGGCGCAACTACTCGTTATTTGGTATCTATCTGGGCAGCTGGACGTTTTGGTGCAGGATTTCCTTACGGCACATTGATAGTAAATGTTGTTGGTTGTTTTATCATAGGCGCTTTTATGACAGCAACAACAGAAAAGTTTATTATAAGTCCTTATTGGCGATTGATTGTTACAGTTGGGTTTGTTGGCGGGTTAACGACCTTCTCTTCCTTTAGTTATGAAACCTTTAAATTAATGGAGGACGGCAGTTTGGCGTTGGCAATGTATAATATACTATCAAATTGTGTTCTAGGATTTTTTGCTACCTGGCTAGGGATTGGCACTGCGAGACTTTTTTAAATAAAAAAATTAGCACTCATTGTCAGGTTTGATTTGGAATGGTATAATTAAATTACTTAAATAAAGCTCTGCTTTTATATAGCAGAGCTT
This window encodes:
- the crcB gene encoding fluoride efflux transporter CrcB, which encodes MLNVLAVAVGGSIGATTRYLVSIWAAGRFGAGFPYGTLIVNVVGCFIIGAFMTATTEKFIISPYWRLIVTVGFVGGLTTFSSFSYETFKLMEDGSLALAMYNILSNCVLGFFATWLGIGTARLF